One window from the genome of Paraneptunicella aestuarii encodes:
- the ihfA gene encoding integration host factor subunit alpha, protein MALTKAEISEHLFEKFGLNKRDAKDLVEYFFEEMREALEAGEQVKLSGFGNFDLRSKNERPGRNPKTGEDIPIKARRVVTFRPGQKLKSRVENSKPSETP, encoded by the coding sequence ATGGCCCTAACTAAAGCTGAGATTTCGGAACATTTGTTCGAAAAGTTTGGATTAAACAAGCGTGATGCCAAGGATTTGGTTGAGTATTTCTTTGAGGAAATGCGCGAAGCGTTAGAAGCTGGGGAGCAAGTGAAACTTTCCGGTTTTGGAAATTTCGATCTGCGTAGCAAAAATGAGCGACCAGGTCGTAATCCTAAAACAGGGGAAGATATTCCTATTAAAGCTCGGCGAGTAGTAACATTCCGACCTGGACAAAAATTGAAGAGTCGGGTTGAGAATTCAAAGCCTTCAGAAACTCCTTAA
- the pheS gene encoding phenylalanine--tRNA ligase subunit alpha, with amino-acid sequence MDLEAIIKEAEKSIAASDNVPALDEVRVAFLGKKGKLTGLLKSLGQLSAEERPVVGQKINEAKQVIQDILHSRGEFLKEQELSEKLAKESIDVTLSGRYASSGGLHPVTRTINRIEQFFGELGFEVKSGPEVEDAFHNFDALNMPAHHPARADHDTFYFNPDMMLRTQTSGVQIRTMEAEKPPLRIISPGRVYRNDYDQTHTPMFHQVEGLMVDKRVTFTELKGILHDFLEHFFEESLQVRFRPSYFPFTEPSAEVDVMGKNGKWLEVLGCGMVHPNVLKAVDIDPEEFSGFAFGMGVERLTMLRYGVTDLRSFFENDLRLLKQFK; translated from the coding sequence ATGGATCTCGAAGCCATTATCAAAGAAGCGGAAAAAAGTATTGCTGCATCTGACAATGTCCCAGCACTGGACGAAGTTAGGGTTGCATTTTTAGGGAAGAAAGGCAAGCTTACAGGGCTATTAAAAAGTTTGGGGCAGTTATCTGCTGAAGAGCGTCCTGTTGTTGGTCAAAAAATCAATGAAGCCAAACAGGTTATCCAGGATATACTTCATTCTCGTGGCGAATTCCTGAAAGAACAGGAATTGTCTGAAAAACTAGCCAAAGAAAGCATTGATGTCACGCTATCTGGTCGTTACGCATCTTCTGGTGGTCTACACCCTGTAACTCGCACTATAAACCGAATTGAACAGTTCTTTGGTGAGTTAGGGTTTGAAGTAAAATCCGGGCCAGAAGTGGAAGATGCATTTCATAATTTTGATGCGTTAAATATGCCGGCGCATCATCCTGCAAGAGCAGACCACGATACCTTTTATTTTAATCCTGACATGATGTTGCGTACGCAAACCTCTGGTGTACAAATTCGCACCATGGAGGCTGAAAAACCCCCTCTTCGTATCATTTCTCCCGGACGTGTATATCGAAACGATTACGATCAAACGCATACACCAATGTTCCATCAAGTTGAAGGGTTGATGGTTGATAAACGAGTGACTTTTACCGAGTTAAAAGGGATCTTGCACGACTTTCTGGAACATTTCTTTGAAGAGAGTTTGCAGGTTCGTTTTCGTCCTTCTTATTTTCCATTTACCGAACCGTCAGCCGAAGTTGATGTAATGGGAAAAAATGGCAAATGGTTGGAAGTGTTAGGCTGTGGCATGGTTCACCCCAATGTTTTGAAAGCAGTAGATATTGACCCGGAAGAGTTCTCAGGGTTTGCTTTTGGTATGGGGGTAGAGCGTTTAACGATGCTGCGTTACGGCGTAACCGATTTGCGATCATTCTTTGAAAATGATCTTCGTTTATTGAAACAATTTAAGTAA
- the rplT gene encoding 50S ribosomal protein L20: MPRVKRGVVARARHKKVLKQAKGYYGARSRVYRVAYQAVTKAGQYAYRDRRQRKRQFRQLWIARINAAARQNGMSYSRFINGLKKASVEIDRKILSDIAVHDKAAFTALVETAKGAL, from the coding sequence ATGCCTAGAGTAAAACGTGGTGTAGTGGCGCGTGCACGTCACAAGAAAGTACTGAAGCAAGCAAAAGGTTATTACGGCGCTCGTAGTCGTGTATACCGCGTTGCTTATCAAGCGGTAACTAAAGCGGGTCAATATGCTTATCGTGACCGCCGTCAACGCAAGCGTCAGTTCCGTCAATTGTGGATTGCGCGTATTAACGCTGCCGCTCGTCAGAACGGTATGTCATACAGCCGATTCATCAATGGTCTTAAGAAAGCATCTGTTGAAATCGATCGTAAGATCCTTTCTGACATCGCAGTCCATGACAAAGCAGCATTCACTGCTTTGGTTGAAACTGCAAAAGGTGCTTTGTAA
- a CDS encoding EAL and HDOD domain-containing protein: MRVYAARQAILNRRKQSVAYELFFRDGVSNSFPNIDSTAATSKLMLNHHFNVGFKTITRGKRALINFSEQAILARLPTLLPANDIVVEILEDVPPSEEVFQACREMFHQGYRLALDDFQYHHGWEKFMNFTRLIKFDIQHTPLNKLGGILPELKKKYKQIKFLAEKIETYEEYEQAREMGFDFFQGYFFCRPEMMSHNDIDVSYQIVMAIYAEVLKPNFSYDRLARLFEKDVSLTYKLLKFINSGLFVLVEPIGSIKQGLVYLGEERARKFISLIATAHLGIVKPMELIRMSVIRARFCEFIAEKSHPAMKDQAFLLGLFSLIDAILDKSMEDIVQALPLVEEIREALIGYKNVLFHNLELVKAYESGSWYNTQKKARVLRLQQDSLAEMYNKAVAWSESFEEGTEQIAALTDDI; the protein is encoded by the coding sequence ATGCGTGTCTATGCGGCAAGACAAGCAATTCTGAATCGCCGAAAACAGTCCGTTGCCTATGAATTATTTTTCAGGGATGGCGTTAGCAACAGTTTTCCTAATATTGACTCAACAGCAGCCACCTCCAAACTCATGCTTAATCACCACTTCAATGTGGGTTTTAAGACAATTACCAGAGGTAAACGTGCGCTGATCAATTTCTCTGAGCAAGCTATTTTAGCCAGATTACCGACTCTTTTACCGGCAAACGACATTGTTGTTGAAATTCTGGAAGATGTACCACCGTCTGAAGAAGTATTCCAGGCTTGTCGAGAAATGTTCCATCAGGGATATCGTTTGGCGCTTGATGATTTTCAATATCATCATGGCTGGGAGAAATTCATGAATTTCACTCGCCTTATTAAGTTTGATATTCAACATACGCCTCTTAATAAGCTTGGTGGAATACTGCCAGAATTAAAGAAAAAATATAAACAAATTAAATTTCTGGCAGAAAAAATAGAGACTTATGAAGAATACGAACAAGCCAGAGAAATGGGCTTTGACTTCTTCCAGGGCTATTTTTTCTGTCGTCCAGAAATGATGAGCCACAACGATATAGATGTTAGTTATCAAATCGTTATGGCTATTTACGCGGAAGTGCTTAAACCCAATTTCAGTTATGACAGGTTAGCTCGTCTGTTTGAAAAAGATGTTTCCCTAACCTACAAATTACTTAAATTTATTAATTCGGGATTATTTGTACTGGTAGAGCCGATCGGCTCTATTAAGCAAGGTTTAGTCTACCTTGGAGAAGAAAGAGCAAGAAAATTCATCTCTCTGATTGCGACGGCTCATTTGGGAATAGTAAAACCCATGGAGCTCATCAGGATGTCAGTCATTAGAGCGCGCTTTTGTGAATTTATTGCTGAAAAATCACATCCCGCAATGAAAGATCAGGCGTTTTTGCTCGGCCTATTCTCCTTAATTGATGCCATTCTGGATAAATCAATGGAAGATATCGTTCAGGCATTACCTTTGGTAGAGGAAATCAGAGAAGCACTCATAGGCTACAAAAATGTGTTATTTCACAACTTGGAGCTAGTGAAGGCTTATGAATCAGGAAGCTGGTACAACACCCAGAAAAAAGCGCGAGTATTACGATTACAACAGGATTCTTTGGCTGAAATGTACAATAAAGCCGTCGCTTGGTCTGAATCGTTCGAAGAAGGTACTGAACAAATTGCTGCATTAACCGATGATATATAA
- the rpmI gene encoding 50S ribosomal protein L35: protein MPKMKTNRGAAKRFRKTASGGFKSKQSHLRHILTKKSSKRKRHLRGKKLVHESDTALIQRMMPYV from the coding sequence ATGCCAAAAATGAAAACTAACCGCGGAGCCGCGAAGCGTTTTAGAAAAACTGCTTCTGGTGGTTTCAAAAGCAAGCAGTCTCATTTGCGCCACATTTTGACGAAAAAAAGCTCTAAGCGTAAACGTCATCTACGTGGTAAAAAATTAGTTCATGAATCGGATACTGCGTTGATTCAACGTATGATGCCTTACGTGTAA
- the pheT gene encoding phenylalanine--tRNA ligase subunit beta — MKFSEKWLREWVSPALTSEALAEQITMAGLEVDAVDPVAGEFSGVVVGEVVECGQHPDADKLRVTKVNVGQDELLDIVCGAPNCRLGLKVAVAVVGAVLPGDFKIKKAKLRGQPSHGMLCSYSELGISEDHSGIIELPEDAPIGTDIRDYLVLDDVTIEVDLTANRADCLSIKGLAREVGVLNNLDVTVPVIEPVAPMIDDEFAIELEANEACPRYLGRVIRNINLAATSPVWMQEKLRRCGVRSIDPVVDVTNYVLLELGHPMHAFDLEKLQGGIKVRFPKEGEKLTLLDGNEVELKSDTLIIADHKAPVAMAGIFGGLDSGVTESSRHIFLESAFFAPLAIAGKARQYGLHTDASHRYERGVDPQLQRTAMERATKLLLDIVGGEAGPITEAVLEQHIPKMNEITLRAEKLERLIGIEIPKEKVTEILTRLGLSVTELDGKWDVVAPSFRFDIAIEEDLVEEVARVYGYNNIPNEAPKADLRMRNTKEANITLTELKNVLIARDYQEAITYSFVDPKMQAALFPEQEGFHLPNPISADMSVMRLSLLPGLLQALSYNLNRQQNRVRLFETGLRFVPDEQADLGLKQEEMIAGVISGLVLPESWNSDNRKCDFFDLKGDVEAMLNKCVQPGKFRFERANLEQASYLHPGQAAAIFNGEQLVGYIGALHPKYENSLDLKGKTFVFELAVAALGEKVIPASKELSKYPANRRDLAIIVKDEVAAADILSAVEKCSVNQLVGLNLFDVYKGEGIPEGHKSLAISLTLQDDNRTLEEAEIQSIVNVVVEKLCTDFGASLRD, encoded by the coding sequence ATGAAATTCAGTGAAAAATGGTTAAGAGAGTGGGTAAGCCCTGCTCTGACAAGTGAAGCATTGGCTGAGCAAATTACAATGGCCGGCCTTGAAGTAGACGCAGTTGATCCTGTTGCGGGTGAATTTTCAGGTGTGGTGGTTGGTGAAGTGGTTGAATGTGGTCAGCATCCTGATGCCGATAAACTGCGAGTGACAAAGGTTAATGTTGGTCAGGACGAACTTCTTGATATCGTTTGTGGCGCACCAAACTGCCGCCTGGGATTAAAAGTTGCTGTTGCTGTTGTGGGCGCAGTTTTGCCAGGTGATTTCAAGATTAAGAAAGCCAAGCTTCGTGGGCAGCCTTCTCATGGTATGTTGTGCTCCTATTCTGAATTGGGTATTTCAGAAGATCACAGCGGTATTATTGAACTTCCAGAAGATGCGCCGATTGGCACTGATATTCGTGATTATCTTGTACTGGATGATGTCACAATTGAAGTGGACTTAACCGCTAACCGTGCCGATTGTTTAAGCATTAAAGGTTTGGCGCGTGAAGTAGGCGTATTAAACAATCTGGATGTGACGGTTCCTGTTATTGAACCTGTTGCTCCAATGATTGACGATGAATTCGCTATCGAATTGGAAGCCAACGAAGCCTGTCCGCGTTATCTTGGACGTGTGATTCGTAACATCAATCTGGCGGCGACATCTCCTGTCTGGATGCAAGAAAAACTGCGTCGTTGTGGTGTTCGCAGTATTGATCCAGTTGTTGATGTGACCAACTACGTGTTGCTGGAATTAGGCCATCCAATGCACGCCTTTGATTTGGAAAAACTACAAGGCGGCATTAAAGTTCGTTTCCCTAAAGAAGGTGAAAAGCTGACTTTGTTGGACGGTAATGAAGTTGAATTAAAGTCTGATACTTTGATCATCGCAGACCATAAAGCACCTGTCGCAATGGCGGGCATTTTTGGTGGTTTGGATTCCGGGGTGACTGAATCAAGCCGTCATATTTTCCTGGAAAGTGCCTTCTTTGCGCCTTTAGCCATTGCAGGTAAAGCTCGTCAGTATGGTTTGCACACTGATGCATCTCACCGCTATGAGCGTGGTGTCGATCCTCAATTGCAGCGTACTGCAATGGAACGAGCTACCAAGCTGTTGTTAGACATCGTTGGTGGTGAAGCTGGGCCGATTACTGAAGCCGTATTGGAACAGCATATTCCTAAAATGAACGAAATCACCTTACGAGCTGAAAAGCTTGAAAGGCTAATTGGTATTGAGATCCCGAAAGAGAAGGTCACTGAAATACTGACTCGTTTGGGGTTGTCTGTTACTGAATTAGATGGCAAATGGGATGTTGTCGCCCCTTCTTTCCGTTTTGATATTGCCATTGAAGAAGATTTGGTTGAAGAAGTTGCTCGTGTGTATGGTTACAACAATATTCCAAATGAGGCCCCTAAAGCTGATTTGAGAATGCGTAATACCAAAGAAGCGAATATTACCTTAACTGAATTGAAGAATGTGTTAATTGCTCGAGATTACCAAGAAGCGATTACCTATTCATTTGTTGATCCAAAAATGCAAGCTGCGTTATTCCCTGAGCAAGAAGGATTTCATCTTCCAAATCCTATTTCTGCGGATATGTCGGTAATGCGTTTGAGTTTGTTACCGGGATTATTGCAAGCTCTGTCTTACAACCTGAATCGCCAGCAAAATCGCGTTCGCTTGTTTGAAACCGGATTGCGTTTTGTTCCAGATGAGCAAGCTGATTTGGGCTTAAAGCAAGAAGAAATGATCGCAGGTGTGATTTCTGGCTTGGTTTTGCCAGAAAGTTGGAATTCTGATAATCGCAAATGTGACTTCTTTGATTTAAAAGGTGATGTTGAGGCGATGTTGAACAAATGTGTTCAACCTGGAAAGTTCCGCTTCGAGCGAGCTAATCTAGAACAAGCCTCTTATTTACATCCTGGGCAAGCTGCTGCCATTTTCAATGGTGAGCAACTGGTTGGATATATTGGTGCATTGCATCCCAAGTACGAAAATTCTTTGGATTTAAAAGGTAAAACCTTCGTATTTGAGCTTGCTGTGGCTGCTTTAGGAGAGAAAGTGATTCCTGCGAGTAAGGAACTTTCCAAATATCCTGCAAACCGTCGAGACCTTGCTATTATTGTTAAAGATGAGGTCGCAGCGGCTGATATTTTATCTGCTGTCGAAAAATGTAGCGTAAATCAATTAGTTGGCCTAAACTTGTTTGACGTATACAAGGGAGAAGGGATCCCTGAAGGTCACAAGAGCTTGGCGATCTCTCTTACTTTACAAGATGACAACAGAACACTGGAAGAGGCTGAGATTCAGTCTATAGTGAATGTTGTAGTCGAAAAATTATGTACTGATTTTGGTGCGTCTTTGAGGGATTAG